In Silurus meridionalis isolate SWU-2019-XX chromosome 23, ASM1480568v1, whole genome shotgun sequence, the genomic window CTTTTTAGCTAAAACTATACTCTAGGCTTGTTGCTGGATAGCTTCTAACGTTCTCTTAATAGTCCATTTTGTCCTTTGCAGTCACCTGAGATATGACACTTTGGCTCAGATGCTGACTCTGGGGAACATTCATGCCGGAAGTAAGATCATCGTGTTTGAGACGTGTGCTGGACTTGTCCTCGGTTCTGTTATGGAGAGAATGGGAGGTAACAGAAGACTTGCTGTAATATGTTTGTTCAGAGACTGGCAAGTGAAATTGAAGTCCTTTTAGAATcgcatataaatattattagcaTCTTagtttctcaaagtgtgggGTGTACCCttctagtggggaataaagacatgacagaTGGGGTGCAATGAACGTCAGGATTTATATAaatcttttgtgttttaattaagattttattcatcttaatttattatttttatatatatatatatatatatatatatatatatatatatatatatatatatatatatatatacacacacacacacaagatataaatatagaaagaaCTCTGGGGTTGTTACAAAAGTTGATTGTTTTGCAATGAAAGCACAtttgtaaactgatttattcCGGTTATAgttcagtcatttttttcccagagctaaatgtatttattaaagcaTGGCACAGAGTagattatatttgtttatatttttgtgcagAATTATCACTGCCTTCTCTTTCTTGTGTTTTCCCTGAAAGGTCATGGCTCAGTGATCCAGATGTATCCAGGTGGTGGACCTGTCAGAGCAGGCATGGAGAGCTTTGGCTTTCCTTCACACTTCCATGACACACTGCATGAATTTCCCTTGTGTAAGGTGAATGCACTGCTGTCAGGAACACTGAACGTTgatgagaaagagacagactcTGCAAATAACGGACAGTCAGAAGAACAGCCTGCTGCACCTTCCTCGGGTAGCTCCGAGTCTCAGAGCATGGAGGGGAGCACAGACTCAGCTGAGGCCAAGAAGTTGGAGGAGAGATTGAAGCTGCGTGAGCAAAAGGTGAGCCTGAGTGATCTCTAATGCTTGCTGGGAGGAGGAGGgattatgtgtattattatatgtttatacaCTACTGTAGTTTAAAGTATTAGCAGTGACATTGGTTGTACTGTTAATGCTAATCTCTGACTTCATTTCACAatcaatgtatttctttttatttaatcattccTATCTAATAGCAGCATCTTCTGGACTACATTTAAATTCAAACGCTAATTCGAAAATGCTCATTTAAAATACTAATTCAAGCAGttagatgcattatttgcatgGCTCCTTTGAGATGATGCAAATTCAGTTGCATTTGCAATTCCATGCACAGCCATGTACAAAGGGTGccaaaattaaaatgcaaatgcaaagtCCATTTGatatttcattttcaacatCTAAGCCGGTCTAATTCTGCCATATTGAAAACATAATGGCAGTCCTTTCATTTGTAATTGCACTTTCATCTCATCATAATGCAAAAGCTCGGCCAAAACTAAAATGCCAGTTCCATCCCAGCCTGTTCTCTGCCACTGTTGTAACCCTGTCAATCAAACGCAATGGTTGTTTTTGGGAAGTCTAGAAAAAGGTTTCCATATTGATATATGGTTAGTATAAAAGCAATGGGATTTATTGTGcagttaatattttatatcatcACAACAAGTACATAAACCAAACAGCTAATTCCTTGAATGTATGCAATCTGCATgtaactaccgtaatttccggactattaagggCACctaaatataagccgcacccactgaatttgacaaagatttttattttgaacataaataagccgcacctgtctataagccggcttgtatttaaacagtagcctaccgagaaagtcattgttcactgtcttcctccttcctttcacaacaatttctctctgaggtttttcttttggcatcgtcgtgcatttaaaaatcaccatcggtgaagcttttctcccaatgccgtgcagctcagaacacaggtgaagtgcgttttttcatgcccggttgtgtttagcgtgacgaatgattcgcatttcctttttacagtctgattgagcggcaggtcaaacgtcagcggaacctcatccatatttatgatgtggtgcggcccgattcagtgggagcgcatctgatttaatataaagagtttcattggttcacctgaacctgttccgcaatttcattggtctaatgttttggggctcagttttttggcttgaggtttgtgaaaccgggaaaaacccaggaaaaatccataaattagccgcttcgttgtttaagccgcggggttcaaagcgtggggaaaaatgtagcggcttatagtctggaaaatacggtatattagAATGGCGTTAAAAGATGCTGGACTACATGTAAATTAAAGAGCCTGGTCATTTAATTTCATCGATTTGCTGCTTAGATTCCTGCAAAATATATATGGCAAAGAAAATACTCCCGTcaactgctttgttttttttttgtatttagttatttatttattcacagtaAGAGTAAgtgaaatatgtatttttttttttgcaagtgtaAGTGAAATGCAAATTATTTCCACATGTGCACAATCAATTATCTCCCGTCACATTGCACTACTAAGCCAATCAAATGAAGATCTgtgggggaagtggtagctgaGTGGTTAAGTTGCTGGCCTTCTGAACGTAAGATTGTGagcaaatctcagcaccaccaaactcCACTCTTGGCCCCCTTAACTCTCCtcttgtataaatgagatcgcTCTGTCGAACGACGTCTGCCAAATATCGTAAATGTTTGTTACATCATTCCATAATGAACAGGTGAATTAGGATTGCTGGTTGTGCTGTTGTTTAAATTATTGAAATTATAGTACATCATTATGTACTAATTACTTAAGATATACTTAGGAACTATTACATAGTATCTAAAGGTAGTAATTAGATCATTACCAAGGAAGGGCCATAGTTATGATAACAGTCCTGCTAAGGTATTTATCAAATTGTAATTTTACTGATGTGTTTTCTAAGATATGTTTAAATGCTGACAGCATGGTTAGGGCGTGCATATAGCACCTATGTGTAATGCTGCACGCTGATCTGAgctatatttctttttctacCAGGCACAAGAGAAGAGGGtgaagatggaggagaagaggaagaggctGGCAGCTGCTGCTGCATTGCTGGAGGGACGAAACGCAGATGGGTGAGTCTTCTGTGTAGTAGCCGTGTGGAGTCAAGCAATGCTTTATGGAAACTGAAAGGTCTCCTCATGACTGCTGTGTCGCGTTGATAATGCCTCGTATCCAGTTAATCTGACGTTCTCGTTTTATAACACAAGTCATGATGAACAGGTTATTAGGAACAGTAATGGCAGTAAATTTCACTTATCAATTACAAGAATCATAATGATCCAGTAGTGATCAATTGCTGGCTTTATCTTGAGGCTCAGAGTCCCTTTGAGCTTAATGTCATATTGTATCGATTTCATGTCTGCAAGGCTGTTTTATTGGACTCCATGTTTAGTAGCAGGTTCTTTATGTAGTACATGAGGTGAGTTGTGCTGAATTGTTGAATGTGCTCTACCTAAATgctgaagcattttttttttccttttacaggTTGGTTATTGCCAGTCGCTTCCACCCTTGTTCTTTGCTGCTGGGTTTACTCAAATTTGTGGCGCCATCCAGACCTTTTGTAGTGTATTGCCAGTACAGAGAGGTATGAATGATGCCGTGAAAAACGTATTGCCTTTTGCATTACAAATCCCAGTGAATGAGCTGCATTGCTTAActcactctctgtctttttACAGCCATTAATTGAATGTTACACAAAGCTCAGGGAGCAGGGTGGAGCCATTAATCTCAAACTGACAGATTCCTGGCTCAGGCATTACCAGGTaatttaaaactgtaaaaaaaatcttggggaattaaaaagtatttttggtAAGTATACGATTTTAAGTGTGATGATTAGTGTGATAGCTATCAGATgtggtggtagcttagtggttaaggcattgaaacTTTTGATCTCAGGGTCAtaaatttaaatcccagccacaccaagctgctactcctgggcgcctgagcaaggcccttaaccccatagctgctcagttgtataaataaagtcACTCAAGTAGCTCTTGATAagggcatttgccaaatgctgtaaatgtaaaatgtattacattacaGTTACTAGATCAGTAAGGAATATATTGCATGTTCAAACCTAAAAAAATAAGtacaaataattttcttttcctcttctttgtGGTAATTATTTTGCACTGGTCCGCATCGTCAATTGGTCAGAAATTTTGTCTCTTTAAATTTGGGATGACCAACAGACATttaagtaaatgataataaacaaGATATTCATAAAAAGAGAGGGCAAAACATTATGTATAAAaatttttacttatttgtaGACAAatcatgtaataaataatacttaatattttatattctggaCCGTTTATTAGGTACCAAATTGCCACACGCAAGTATACTATTTAAATCAACAGTTTGTTTGCTGATAATTATGCATACCAACCCAGAAGCCAAGGGAATAAAACCCTAAAaattattagatatcaatcagaaaatgagctcatttcaaatttgatgcctgctacaggtctcaaaaaagtttgcACAGGGACAACAAAGGGctgaaaaatccagaaatttcaaaaatattcagctggaagaacatctagcAACTGATCAAGTTAATTGACATCAGGTCTGTAACATGATTAGCTATAAAAGAGATGTCTTAGAgaagcagagtctctcagaagtaaagctGGGCAGAGGCTCTCCAATCTGGAGAGTGTGCAAAAAGATTGTGgaatactttaaaaacaacGTTCCTCAACATCAATTTGCAAAGGCTTCTACAGTACATAACATCAAAAGATTCAGAGAGACTGGAGAAATCTCGGTGTGTACGGGACGAGGGTGAGAACTTTATTGGATACCCGTGGCCTTCGGGCCCTCAGACGACACTGCATCACTCATCAATCATCATGAATGAGTCATTGACGTTACTAAATGGGaccaggaatacttccagaaaccTCTGTCGGTAAACACAATCTGCCGTTCCATCTGCAGATGCCAActaaagctctatcatgcaaaaggaagccatatgtgaacatggtcCAGAAGCAGCGTCGTGTCCTGTCCAAGACTGtttcaaagtgaaaaaaagtcCTCTATGATCAGACGaatccaaatttgacattcttGTTTGAATTCAGATCTTTCACCTATAGagaacatttggcgcatcattaaaagaataaataggCCAAAGACGACCACAAAATCTTCAGCTGCTGGAAACCTATATCAGGCAAGAAAACAAAACGGCAGAACACCAAAAACTCATAACCTCAATGCCCAGACATCATCTAACTGTTTTGAAATGAGAGATGTTACAACATGGCAAACATGCCCTcgtgccaacttttttgagacctgtagcaGGCATCGTATCTGAAATGTGCTCCTTTTGTGCATTAAAGTGTAAACTTTCTTGGTTTAAACATTTGCtatgttctctatgttctattgtgaatagcattttggtttttattttattttattcaaactaaaaaaaagtccCAACATTTCCGGAACTCAGGTTGTAAAATCTTTTCCAAATTCCTGCTTCGCAACATGAAATCAGTCCATTTCAGGCATATGGTCTCTATCTGTTAAAGTATATATactatgtggacacctgacaatcacATCTACAGATGTTGTGATGAATAttgcattacaaaaaaaaggctACTAGTCCTAGCTATAAGTCCTAGCTATAAGTCATTGCTCAGGAAATTAGAATTCAAGAAttcaacaaatatattttttttacttgttggtgtttttttttactttaacttgtcCAAATATGTAAATTAGCAGACAGCTTTCCAAACAGTCGATGCGTAAATTCTTTTAACCTAGATGTGTTAAAACAAAACTATCATGACTTTATTTTGCATACAAGAACACCATATATGTACATTTCCTTGTGTCTAGCTTTTTCAGAAATTTTTTATTGCAGCAAAAGTAAACAAGTGTGTATGTGCAAACACATGCGTAATTGTGCGAATGTGCATTTCTGTATCTATGTACGTATGTCATCTTTTTCCAAAGTCTATCATTTTTTGTTCCAGGTGTTGCCCAATAGAACTCATCCAGTGCTGCTGATGAGTGGGGGTGGAGGATATTTGCTCTCCGGAATCACAGTCTCGGCAGATGCCGCAACATCAGGAGCGCCACGAAAAACGGGCGAGCCAGCCGCCAAGAGGATTAAGCTAGATTAAGCTAGACGAGATTAGCAGCTTAAGTAAAAGTCCTGAGTAGCCTTTTTATTTGgtctaaattattttaatgagaATAAACCAATTTGTTTCCTTTCCATTTAAAAATCCTCAACAACATGCTTGTTTaagttcattttctttattagtACATCTACTCTCGTATCTTTCATCATGGAGCTATTTAACAACAGCACCATGAGAGTGAATAACTGCCATTTCACCAGCCATTGTAGCAGCTTGAAAATGATCAATAAAATGTGACATTAATGGAAATATAGCATTGTCCCTTACGTCAATATTAAGCCATAAATTCCCATTAGATAAAAATGTGGTTGACAGTTTTAGGTTCCACTGTAACATATTTTATTAGATGCATACAAGCATTGCAAAAACATATAGGAGGGCATGCgcttggttttattattatatttcacaCGTGCACAGGATGACCAATAAcgagcattcttttttttttttatgctttttttttttctcataatttTCACTTGCAGATAAAGCTTAGTCTAATAAATATCTAGGCTGTATATTGGTAAGCAGGTGTCTATTATAAGGCCTTTATTGTCAAACATGTTTTCACAttaaaaaagtgctataaacaaacacagtttTCAGTTGAGTGCATTAATAAATCCTAAAGCAGCATCATTCTAATCTTCTGGAAATTCATAAAGGGGTGCGAGATGTTGCTTGTCTGGTCGGTTCTCTCATCTTTTAGCCAAGGCTAGTTCATTTGTGCTCGTTGTTCCGCAGAGGCAAGTTTCTCAAGTTCTTTCAGCtaaggagagagaagagagaacaTACATTTTAGCTGCTGAATTAATTATATGAAGCCAGTTGTTGCTGATTGTAGTTTATATTTTGATTACTTTCTTTgccatgttttgttttcttgctgAAAGTAAAATATTCTGTGCAAAGTGCCCTCATGGTGGAAAAAGTGTCCATCAGGatgataatttatattttaagctTGTCCTAAATTCTAGCCCCCTATCATTGTTAAATCTGTGGACAAGAGACCActctatcatttattttttgcagtaatAGTGATAATTAGTCTGCCATTATATTGGCATCAGGCTTGGCACAAGTAGTTACCATGGAGTCTTTAAAGCTGGGAGTTTTAAGCTTATTAGGAGAGAAGCTTTTGCAAAGACTGTTTCTAACTGcttttctataaaaataaaaatcatgggTTTTGCTggcacaacttttttttttttttttttttttatatactcgAATCCATGGCTTTTGTTTTACAGCACCATTTGCAACAAGAACACAGTTTCTTTTCTAAGACAGCCAgccaaatgtattttattaaagaaaataaaattttaatactgtatataagaacTTTTCACTgagcatttaaaaagtaacaatTTGTTACTGCAGAAAGAgactgctaaaaaaaacaaaaaaacaattacagatCTTTTAcagattaatattattattattattatttttgggaCTAATAAATCTACCTTGTCTGGTGTAAGAGCCCTCTGGTGAGGGAAAGCCTTATCCCCTTCAGTTGACTGTTTTTCAGACAGAAGAGCCAACTTGTATCGCAGGGCATTGGCAAGCTCCTCAAGATCGCCGTTTACCTCAGCATTGCGCTTATACCAGGCTGGATGATGGTATCCTCGGTTAATCCAGGGATTACGTTTGTCATAAACCTCATTCGCTTTCAACAGATGTTCTTCCGgctcgtttattttttttatcagttctCTTAGCTCTGACTTTTCCTCCTGCTTCTTTTCTTCTGCATCACTGTGGTGCCTTTTCTGCTCTTCTTGGTTGTCATTATAGTGCTTGTTTTCATTTAGCTCTTGGGCAATTAGctgttcctcttcttcttcaggTGAACGGCGTGTGGAAGTCTCAAAGTGTTGGAGATTtgcatcattttcattttcaaatttacCTTGCTTGTGAAATAGGTTCATGATGTGGTTGTTATAGTTCGGCTTCCAGATTCTTTTTTCCCTCGCTTCACCATCCTTTGACCCTTCCTCTGTCCCTCTGGTCCATGAGACCCTCTTCTCACTCTCCATTTCTTCATTAGAGGGCTCatcatgtttgtgttgttttttgtggtgGTATTGTTGAACTGGATCCCAGTATTGTTTTGCACTCTCTGCTTTAAACCTTTTCTCTTGGAAGTTTAGCCATCCAATGTCTTCATTTGATGAGTCATGATATTGATTGTAATGGTATTTATGAGGTTTCCAAATTTGCTTCTCTGTTCCCCTATTTTTATCATGGTACCTTTTATAGACGTAGCTTGGGAACTCTTCCTGGCTTCGGTCATAGTCAGGATCGTCCCGCTTTTCTTTGCTGGTGAAGAAAATGTGCCTTTTCTGCTCATAAATTGGAAAGTCTTCCTGGCTTCGGTCATAGTCAGGATCATCCCGCTTTTCTTTGCTGGTAAAGAAAATGTGCCTTTTCTGCTCATAAGTTGGAAAGTCTTCCTGGCTTCGGTCATAGTCAGGATCATCCCGCTTTTCTTTGCTGGTGAAGAAAATGTGCCTTTTCTGCTCATAAGTTGGAAAGTCTTCCTGGCTTCGGTCATAGTCAGGATCATCCCGCTTTTCTTTGCTGGTGAAGAAAATGTGCCTTTTCTGCTCATAAGTTGGAAAGTCTTCCTGGCTTCGATCATAGTCGGGATCGTCCTGCTTTTCATTGCTGTTCAAGAAAAGGTGCCTTTTCTGCTCATAAGTTGGAAAGTCTTCTTGGCTTCGTTCTTCGTCTTCATCCCAACGCTTCTCCTTGGTGTAAAGTAAACTGTGTCTTTTTTGAGGGAATTCCTCTTGGCTCCTTTCATTGTCTGGATCTTCACGTTTTTCTTTACTTGTTAAAAGGTGTCTTTTAATATAATTTGGAAATTCCTCTTGGCTCCGTTCTTCATATATATCTTCATGCTTTTCCTCGTGTGCTTTGAGAAGTTCATTGATGATTTCTTGTGCCCTGGCATTGAACTCCCTTTTCTCATCTTGCTCTACAGGAAGCAGTTcttcttcatttgtttttgctagCTGTGTTTGGCTAGAACCTAGGAGAAAATGTGAAGAATATTTGCACCCATAA contains:
- the trmt6 gene encoding tRNA (adenine(58)-N(1))-methyltransferase non-catalytic subunit TRM6; this translates as MADSVVDSDVECGINEGDYVVLKRGDVYKSVQVEKSKKIIFEKQWIFLNAAIGELYGSTFEVDTGGKLNIRKPRNTEDDATEAKEAGQDNRHIMDDGKSQKLTRDDIESLKEQGMKGQEIIQQLINNSTTFRDKTEFAQEKYIKKKKKKYESNITILKPTSRILARMYHGREPGKVCHLRYDTLAQMLTLGNIHAGSKIIVFETCAGLVLGSVMERMGGHGSVIQMYPGGGPVRAGMESFGFPSHFHDTLHEFPLCKVNALLSGTLNVDEKETDSANNGQSEEQPAAPSSGSSESQSMEGSTDSAEAKKLEERLKLREQKAQEKRVKMEEKRKRLAAAAALLEGRNADGLVIASRFHPCSLLLGLLKFVAPSRPFVVYCQYREPLIECYTKLREQGGAINLKLTDSWLRHYQVLPNRTHPVLLMSGGGGYLLSGITVSADAATSGAPRKTGEPAAKRIKLD
- the chgb gene encoding secretogranin-1, encoding MKLLFLFVATLSIFGESKSSPLGQDGRKEDMLIQCLVKVLTKVVSKPDGTSWQPECKDILQKQGSSQTQLAKTNEEELLPVEQDEKREFNARAQEIINELLKAHEEKHEDIYEERSQEEFPNYIKRHLLTSKEKREDPDNERSQEEFPQKRHSLLYTKEKRWDEDEERSQEDFPTYEQKRHLFLNSNEKQDDPDYDRSQEDFPTYEQKRHIFFTSKEKRDDPDYDRSQEDFPTYEQKRHIFFTSKEKRDDPDYDRSQEDFPTYEQKRHIFFTSKEKRDDPDYDRSQEDFPIYEQKRHIFFTSKEKRDDPDYDRSQEEFPSYVYKRYHDKNRGTEKQIWKPHKYHYNQYHDSSNEDIGWLNFQEKRFKAESAKQYWDPVQQYHHKKQHKHDEPSNEEMESEKRVSWTRGTEEGSKDGEAREKRIWKPNYNNHIMNLFHKQGKFENENDANLQHFETSTRRSPEEEEEQLIAQELNENKHYNDNQEEQKRHHSDAEEKKQEEKSELRELIKKINEPEEHLLKANEVYDKRNPWINRGYHHPAWYKRNAEVNGDLEELANALRYKLALLSEKQSTEGDKAFPHQRALTPDKLKELEKLASAEQRAQMN